Within Vicia villosa cultivar HV-30 ecotype Madison, WI unplaced genomic scaffold, Vvil1.0 ctg.000279F_1_1_3, whole genome shotgun sequence, the genomic segment TTTCGCATCTTTTTGGGACGACCAATTGCCCTCCTCATCACTGGTGGGTTGATTGAAAATTGGCCATCCACAGGCCATAGCTGAGGCCCATTTGTAGGGTACGACACTATGTGAGAGTAAGTGTTCTTGAAAGTGGACTTACTGCAGGCAGAAATTCAGACATAGTAAGTCAGTATGCAGACAAAAATTTGGTTAAGTATACATATGTAGACATAGTAGTGGCATTTTCTTGTATTAGTCAGAAACATATACTTCCATATTTCTTTTGGTTTGCCATATACAAGTAATGGCATGACTATAAGGGATTCCAGTCAAATCCCACTTCCTGCATGCACAAGTGTGTTCCTTTAGGTTAACAACATAAGTTTCATTTCCATTTGTCACACCATATATGGCTAAGTCATCATCACCAGACCATGTAGGAGTCCAATGTTCAGCATGTTTCTTATTCTTCTCAAGCACCAACTATATTCTTGGACAGATATCACTAGCGTAATTATTCATCAACTCTTTTTGAGTAGTAATTATCTTGGTTAGGTAATGTTTAATTCCTTCTAACAAATTGATTAGATGCTTATCTCTATATTCTAGGATAGCCCTATTGAAAGCCTCACACATGTTATTTACATGTAGGTCACATTTAGAATAAGTCCTAAAATGTGACATGCTCCAATGTTGTGCAGGGGTATCCTTCCTGTCATTCCAAGCTGCTAGATTCATGGTTTTCATCTTCAGCATAGCCCTCTCCCAAGATGTAATTGTTGTAGCCCTTGCTGCACTCCAAAGAACCTCTTTCAATTCTAGCCCAGGATACTTCTTCTTCCAGTTGCCATAAAGATGTTTGACACATAGACATTGCTCCACATGTTCACTGATCTTCTGAACAGCTGGAACCAGACCCTAACAGTTAACATGAAGGATATATCAATTCATAAATCAATTCATAAGTTCTATTACCAATTCATAAATCAATTCAGTAGATTAAGTATTTACCTTTTGCTGGTCTGAGATAAAAGCATAAGCCCTGTTACCAATCTTTCCCAAGTCCTCCATGAGAAGATTTAGGAAATACTCCCATGAGTCTTTAGTTTCAGCTTAAACAACA encodes:
- the LOC131626266 gene encoding uncharacterized protein LOC131626266; translation: MEDLGKIGNRAYAFISDQQKGLVPAVQKISEHVEQCLCVKHLYGNWKKKYPGLELKEVLWSAARATTITSWERAMLKMKTMNLAAWNDRKDTPAQHWSMSHFRTYSKCDLHLVLEKNKKHAEHWTPTWSGDDDLAIYGVTNGNETYVVNLKEHTCACRKWDLTGIPYSHAITCICKSTFKNTYSHIVSYPTNGPQLWPVDGQFSINPPVMRRAIGRPKKMRNKVSDEPRNPHVLPGKLTTVTCHKCGGMGHNKRSCKGKRGADIAIPKGGNKKAKKTDPTGGEKQKQKKAKKTASTSGSKTK